The Oncorhynchus kisutch isolate 150728-3 linkage group LG8, Okis_V2, whole genome shotgun sequence DNA segment GTAGGCCTTGATGTAAAGATATTGTGGACGGTGTCAACCAAGAGCGGACAAATGACTCCTGAAGCACATACAGAAATATACAGACTGAGCAAAAACTGTGTGTCTATAAGTGCATGTGCGagcttgtatgtgtgtggttgtgattTTGTCAAAGTTTCATCTTAGAGGTCtcgtcacagtccccaagtccagaaggcgcacagtactaaatagagccatgactacatggaactctattcaacatcaagtaactcatgcaaacagtaaaatttgattaaaaaaaataaacagataaatgcatgcatatatacacacacgtacacatggattttgtactgtatctatgtggttgtggtggagtaggggcctgagggcacacagtctgtgaatgtattgtaacaTTTAAACATTCTTAATGTTtctggatcccaggaagagtgcTGCTGCCTTGTAAAATACCTGAATCAATTGCTCATGTATAATAGAGAGGAGAAAATATATGacgtgaaaagaaggaagtcacCCTATAATTGAGATGCACCTCTTTTTTTCTAACGCCAGGAGAAATGTTAAAGTTGACGCAACGTGTGACGTTTTCGACCGgctcttcttctttctcttctcGCTTCCCGTGCAGAAGGTCCGATCTCCAGCTTCATCATGGCGAACGTTGTCGATACTAAATTATATGACATACTAGGGGTGTCCCCCACTGCCACTGAAAATGAGTTGAAAAAGGTAACGTTGACTGTAGCTCCCGATTTATCGAGTTAAATTTAATCTAGGTGCTGTGGAGTTTGAATTGTTCGTAGAAACAGGAAATAGGTTATTCTGGCTAAAAGCTAGTCTGGCCTAGAAacggtaacgttagctagtttgaCTAGCTCTGTTTCTTGCTAACAAACGTTAGCGTCAATCAGCAAATACTTGTTAACTGTGTGTCCTGTACTACAATTTATCTGCGTTAATGTTTTAGCTAACTACCTCTGTCTTTGGCGCAAAGTCTTTTAGATGTTTATACTTTGCGCTTACGTTAGCTTTCAGTTTCAACAATGATGGCATCTCGTAAAACGAACGCCGGCTTcgagtatatattttttgtaaaagTTAGCATGCGGTTGGTAGCTCTATCACCTGTCTTTTAGTTTAGAGCCCGCATAATACGCACTGTATTGTTAAATATTAAACATTTTACTGTATCAACTCGTTTCATAGCACTGGATTAACAGTTTTGTTTACGTTTTTCCAGACTGGTGGTTGCTAACTGAGAcaatgactagctagctaactctcgTGCGTCTGTCTGCTTATAACAGATAAAAGACGCAACCGAGTCGCCTCATACCAGGTTGCTATAGATAAGTTACAATATCAAGGTTACCCCAGTTTGATCTTTTAACGTTTAACTAACTCTTCGTTAACGTAGTGTGTGCCACCAAACGAGTTAGCTGGCTAGTTGCGTTATTTAGCCGGCTAACCTACGACGTTAACTCACGTGTTTACAGAATCATTCACAGTAATGGCATTTTGTGGCCAAATCTCCAAGGTCGGACATTTTGGGTTGATTTTGTTGGGGGAAAATTTGATTCATAGCTGGTTAATAGTTGTGAAAAACATTTTAACTGTTTAGCCAGTAGTTTACTTTAGTCATTGTGAGAAGGTGGCTAGCTAGCCCGTCAACGTGCATATAGTAGTTAGCTATCTTCCGCAGTTATTTTAACTTCAatttactagctagctaatttaggcCAGCTAACTAACCTTACCGTAAAAAGCAACGTCAGATTCCTGTCAATATTTGATGGCCACTACGGGGATTACGTAAAAAGTGGAAATGGTTATACAACTCattgactaacgttagctagcataaATAATCGAAACCAGTGCCTTGTTGTATTCATGTGCTTGCCTTTTCTTTCAGTCATACCGGAAGCTAGCAAAGGAATATCACCCCGATAAAAACCCAAATGCTGGCGACAAGGTATTGAAATTGCTTGAAGTACATTTTTGGGGGAAGGGATACGATGTGAGGAAAGGGTTCAATCGTTCCTTAAACTAATGAGTAGATGCAAAACGAATGTTAACAAATATCTGTAAATGTCATAACACTTACTGTACACCGGTCTCCTTCAAAAACAGTTCAAGGAGATCAGCTTTGCATATGAAGTGTTGACTAATCCAGAGAAGAAGGAGCTTTATGATCGCTATGGGGAGCAGGGACTGCGagaaggaggtggtggtggtgggggaatGGATGACATATTTTCACACATCTTCGGCGGTGGACTCTTTGGCTTCATGGGCGGACAGGGGCGCAGCCGAAATGGTGGTAGacgaagaggagaggacatggttcACCCACTCAAGTAAGCTTAGTCTATTTATTGGGGGTGTCACAGATCTCTTTAGTGataattaaatattttttatattatgATTCATTGTCTGACTGTTTAAGTGACCTGTGGTTTCTATGACCTTGCTACGCTCTCCAATTATGCGCCTTGGTTTTTTAGAGTTTCACTGGAAGACCTGTACAATGGAAAAACAACTAAACTGCAGCTGAGCAAGAATGTTCTTTGTGGCACTTGTAATGGGTAAGTGTTTCCACTTTCATCCTTTTGTATCAGCAACAATTTTCCCTCAATTACTTCTCTAGCCCACATGAAGCAGTGTTGAGATCTTGCTGTTTTTGCTTGTCAATTATTGCATCATACGTGTTGATCATGTAGGTTTGTTGGTGTGTTAGACTAAAAGTTAACTTCTCAACAGCCAGGGTGGAAAGACTGGCGCAGTTCAGAAGTGTGTGGCCTGCAGGGGGCGTGGTATGCGCATCATGATCAGACAGTTGGCTCCTGGGATGGTCCAACAGATGCAGTCTGTTTGTACTGATTGTAATGGGGAAGGTAAGTAACAGTACAGTTTAGAAACCCTATACTTGTAGTACCCAGATACGCATgatttaaattatatatatatatatatatattttaataataattttaaaaacttTCAACTGGGTATTTCGGTTAAGgacaaagtcttatttacaatgacggcttactggggaacagtgggttaactgccttgttcaggggcagaattacagataTTTTCCCcctcttgtcagctcggggatttgatccagcaacttgCCGCCCAAGGTAGCCTAGGTGGTTAGCAAAAAGGCTTTGACTCCTAAACTTCTATTGTTATACCCACAGGTGAGGTCATCAACGAGAAAGACCGCTGTAAAAAGTGTGAGGGCAAGAAGGTTAGCAAGGAGGTGAAAATCCTGGAGGTCCATGTCGACAAAGGCATGAAGCATGGGCAGAAGATCACCTTCGGAGGGGAAGCCGACCAGGCGCCTGGGGTAGAGCCAGGAGACATTGTCCTCGTCCTGCAAGAGAAAGAGCATGAGGTAGAGATGAActgctgtgctctggacaccatggTCCCCACACCTTAAGACTGGCTCTTGTTAACTAAGGGCAATATTACAATGTGGAAACATATTAGTGAAGCTGCAACATTGATGTGTAAACTTGTTATTACTCGGCTATTATGTCTCGCATGTCTATGAGGAGTATAGTATAGGTGGCGAATGTTGAATCGTAGCTGGTTGAACAAAAGCGTCCAGCTGGCTGAGTTGGGTCCTCCAGCACTCTTGACTGGGATCCTTTGGGAGCAGATTGTAGTGACAGCACGATGCTGCTAGGCCAATGAGAACACATTGTAATCCAGTTTCCAGTACTGTGCCCCTACCCTCTGAGCCCCCTGCATGTCTGGCATAACTTGGTATTAATTATAGTCATGAGTGGCACGTAGTTCCTAATCTTGTAGTCCTAGCATTTCCACTCCATTGTCACTTCCAGACTCACTCACTCCTCTGAAGATGGGAG contains these protein-coding regions:
- the LOC109895493 gene encoding dnaJ homolog subfamily A member 2, which codes for MANVVDTKLYDILGVSPTATENELKKSYRKLAKEYHPDKNPNAGDKFKEISFAYEVLTNPEKKELYDRYGEQGLREGGGGGGGMDDIFSHIFGGGLFGFMGGQGRSRNGGRRRGEDMVHPLKVSLEDLYNGKTTKLQLSKNVLCGTCNGQGGKTGAVQKCVACRGRGMRIMIRQLAPGMVQQMQSVCTDCNGEGEVINEKDRCKKCEGKKVSKEVKILEVHVDKGMKHGQKITFGGEADQAPGVEPGDIVLVLQEKEHETYKRAAHDLHMTHKIGLVEALCGFQFTLKHLDGRQIVVKYAAGKVIEPGSVRVVRGEGMPQYRNPFEKGDLYIKFDVQFPENNWISPDKLNELEDLLPTRAEAPIVSGDAEEVDLQDYDVSQGSSGGRREAYNDSSDDEGGHHGPGVQCAHQ